A window of the Gemmatirosa kalamazoonensis genome harbors these coding sequences:
- the flgG gene encoding flagellar basal-body rod protein FlgG, producing MDPALRAAASGMMAQQLRTEVIANNLANVNTTGFKRSRANFEDLLYQTVQGAAVLGQPESQTQPAVQIGRGTRLVGVQRLHTQGALETTNRPLDVAIEGEGFFQVQAPGGQTEYTRDGTFQISDQGVLVTGSGYTLVPNIKIPSDATGLTISASGIVSATRGQSTQPEELGRIEVARFANPAGLQAQGENLYAATAASGEPVTGFPQEDGFGRCVQGAVESSNVEIVQEMVDMISAMRAYEINSKAIKNSEDMLEIANNLVK from the coding sequence ATGGATCCCGCCCTCCGCGCCGCCGCCAGCGGCATGATGGCCCAGCAGCTCCGCACCGAGGTCATCGCGAACAACCTCGCGAACGTCAACACGACGGGCTTCAAGCGCAGCCGCGCGAACTTCGAGGACCTGCTCTATCAGACCGTGCAGGGCGCCGCCGTGCTCGGACAGCCCGAGAGCCAGACGCAGCCCGCCGTGCAGATCGGGCGCGGCACGCGGCTCGTCGGCGTGCAGCGGCTGCACACGCAGGGCGCGCTCGAGACGACGAACCGACCGCTCGACGTCGCGATCGAGGGCGAGGGCTTCTTCCAGGTGCAGGCGCCCGGCGGCCAGACCGAGTACACGCGCGACGGCACGTTCCAGATCTCCGACCAGGGTGTGCTCGTCACCGGCTCCGGCTACACGCTGGTGCCGAACATCAAGATCCCGAGCGACGCGACGGGCCTCACCATCTCGGCCAGCGGCATCGTGAGCGCGACGCGCGGCCAGTCGACGCAGCCCGAGGAGCTCGGGCGCATCGAGGTGGCGCGGTTCGCGAACCCCGCCGGGCTGCAGGCCCAGGGCGAGAACCTCTACGCCGCGACGGCCGCGAGCGGCGAGCCGGTCACCGGCTTCCCGCAGGAGGACGGCTTCGGCCGCTGCGTCCAGGGCGCGGTCGAGTCGAGCAACGTCGAGATCGTGCAGGAGATGGTGGACATGATCTCCGCCATGCGCGCGTACGAGATCAACTCGAAGGCGATCAAGAACAGCGAGGACATGCTGGAGATCGCGAACAACCTGGTGAAATGA
- a CDS encoding carbon storage regulator, whose protein sequence is MLILARRPGESIVIDGGIRIVVLASDRGGVRLGIEAPANVAILRGEIAAAVADSNRSATAAHAGEWVARLKTRDA, encoded by the coding sequence GTGCTCATTCTCGCCCGCCGCCCCGGCGAATCCATCGTCATCGACGGCGGCATTCGCATCGTCGTCCTCGCGTCCGACCGCGGGGGCGTTAGGCTCGGCATCGAGGCGCCGGCGAACGTCGCCATCCTGCGCGGCGAGATCGCCGCGGCGGTCGCCGACTCGAACCGGAGCGCGACCGCGGCGCACGCCGGCGAGTGGGTCGCGCGACTCAAGACGCGTGATGCGTGA
- the flgA gene encoding flagellar basal body P-ring formation chaperone FlgA: MLLALLLLVALGTPLAAQPKASCTPVAARALVRGQTLTADDISMVDAKGGSALCALRSALVGSQTRRMIAAGEPLREPAVAPPNVVAANTPVAVVYRDTGIEVRLKGVAQNAAPLGGRVTVHVDVRRRLDGIVVAPGVVEVK; this comes from the coding sequence GTGCTGCTCGCGCTTCTCCTGCTCGTCGCACTCGGCACGCCGCTCGCCGCGCAGCCGAAGGCGTCGTGCACGCCCGTGGCCGCGCGCGCGCTCGTCCGCGGGCAGACGTTGACGGCGGACGACATCAGCATGGTGGACGCGAAGGGCGGCTCTGCGCTCTGCGCGCTGCGCTCTGCGCTCGTCGGTTCGCAGACGCGCCGGATGATCGCCGCCGGCGAGCCGCTGCGCGAGCCGGCCGTCGCGCCGCCTAACGTCGTCGCCGCGAACACGCCGGTCGCCGTGGTCTACCGCGACACGGGGATCGAGGTGCGCCTCAAGGGCGTCGCCCAGAACGCCGCGCCGCTCGGCGGACGCGTGACCGTGCACGTCGACGTCCGCCGCCGCCTCGACGGCATCGTCGTCGCGCCGGGCGTCGTGGAAGTGAAGTGA
- a CDS encoding flagellar basal body L-ring protein FlgH: MPNTRMRLTLAAALLLAPAAVLAQPAAAPAAAPAAAPAAAPASAVSAPAAPAPARPGLHSWLSDRREFVVGDIITVLVDDYTISSAIKDDLATQRRNRDLGLGVDVNTGGPKATAIDARINSRNNADAQNRGEARRENRFQSEMSVRVVSVGEHGLLQVKGTRLVDVDKGKQNISLAGWLRAQDVSTANVVESSRIADAQLTYLSPGPLGKPKQGLVSRVVSIVWP; the protein is encoded by the coding sequence GTGCCTAACACCCGCATGCGTCTCACGCTCGCCGCCGCGCTGCTGCTCGCGCCCGCCGCCGTTCTCGCGCAGCCGGCCGCCGCACCCGCCGCCGCACCCGCCGCCGCACCCGCCGCCGCACCCGCATCCGCGGTTTCCGCTCCCGCGGCACCGGCTCCCGCCCGTCCCGGCCTGCACAGCTGGCTGTCCGACCGCCGCGAGTTCGTCGTCGGCGACATCATCACCGTGCTCGTCGACGACTACACGATCTCGAGCGCGATCAAGGACGACCTCGCGACGCAGCGGCGCAACCGCGACCTCGGGCTCGGCGTCGACGTCAACACCGGCGGCCCGAAGGCCACGGCGATCGACGCGCGCATCAACAGCCGCAACAACGCCGACGCCCAGAACCGCGGCGAGGCGCGCCGCGAGAACCGCTTCCAGAGCGAGATGAGCGTGCGCGTCGTATCCGTCGGCGAGCACGGGCTGCTGCAGGTGAAGGGCACGCGTCTGGTCGACGTCGACAAGGGGAAGCAGAACATCTCCCTCGCCGGCTGGCTCCGCGCGCAGGACGTCTCCACCGCGAACGTCGTCGAGTCGTCGCGCATCGCCGACGCACAGCTGACCTACCTCTCCCCCGGCCCGTTAGGCAAGCCGAAGCAGGGCCTCGTCTCCCGCGTGGTCAGCATCGTCTGGCCGTGA
- the flgK gene encoding flagellar hook-associated protein FlgK: protein MSLGSVLGIARSGMSAQQLIIDTAGHNIANVDTEGYSRQRVELSAEFMKQPMLGQMGNGVRVADVAQLRDSALDTAYRNEASGSASSQLRKDLLGGIESLLGEPSDTGLAAAMDAFWSSWSDLASQPASSAARSVVQQNGQHVAEMLNGFDRQLVGMRAQVATQLDATVTRINQLSDQIAGYNERIMGAEVGGTTAADLRDKRNLAIDELAKLGDTHVIEYPNGSVQVSLGTNAVVDGTTGRHARTIVSATGVVGIHLDPGNEPALPFGGTSQAMVDFMNRDLPDVRGQLDALANGLVTAVNAIHATGELYPANGAPVAAGNFFDPTHVTAGDISLSAAVAASAANIAAGAAAAAIPGPGNNDVALALAGLRSAAGQVTYVDATGQTQSGSFTSFYGDVASRLGARVSAAGTDADVHATLADQADTRRKSVSGVNLDEELTTLMRAQQAYAAAAKVISTASDMMKTLVDMI from the coding sequence ATGTCACTCGGTTCCGTTCTCGGCATCGCGCGCAGCGGGATGAGCGCGCAGCAGCTCATCATCGACACCGCGGGCCACAACATCGCGAACGTCGACACCGAGGGCTACTCGCGCCAGCGCGTCGAGCTCTCGGCCGAGTTCATGAAGCAGCCGATGCTCGGGCAGATGGGCAACGGCGTGCGCGTCGCCGACGTCGCGCAGCTGCGCGACTCCGCGCTCGACACCGCCTACCGCAACGAGGCGTCCGGGTCCGCGTCGTCGCAGCTCCGCAAGGATCTGCTGGGCGGCATCGAGTCGCTGCTCGGCGAGCCGTCGGACACCGGGCTCGCTGCGGCGATGGACGCGTTCTGGTCGTCGTGGTCCGATCTCGCGTCGCAGCCGGCCAGCTCCGCCGCGCGCTCGGTCGTGCAGCAGAACGGCCAGCACGTCGCGGAGATGCTGAACGGGTTCGACCGGCAGCTCGTCGGGATGCGCGCGCAGGTCGCGACCCAGCTCGATGCGACGGTCACGCGCATCAACCAGCTCTCCGACCAGATCGCGGGCTACAACGAGCGCATCATGGGCGCGGAGGTCGGCGGCACGACCGCGGCCGACCTGCGCGACAAGCGCAACCTCGCGATCGACGAGCTGGCGAAGCTCGGCGACACGCACGTCATCGAGTACCCGAACGGATCGGTGCAGGTGTCGCTCGGCACGAACGCGGTCGTCGACGGCACCACCGGCCGCCACGCGCGCACGATCGTCTCGGCCACCGGCGTCGTCGGAATCCACCTCGACCCGGGCAACGAGCCGGCGCTGCCGTTCGGCGGCACGTCGCAGGCGATGGTCGACTTCATGAACCGCGACCTCCCCGACGTCCGCGGGCAGCTCGACGCGCTCGCGAACGGGCTCGTCACCGCGGTGAACGCGATCCACGCGACGGGCGAGCTGTACCCGGCGAACGGCGCCCCGGTCGCGGCGGGGAACTTCTTCGATCCGACGCACGTGACGGCGGGCGACATCTCGCTCAGCGCCGCGGTCGCCGCGAGCGCGGCGAACATCGCGGCCGGCGCCGCGGCGGCCGCCATCCCGGGGCCGGGCAACAACGACGTGGCGCTCGCGCTCGCGGGGCTGCGCTCCGCCGCCGGCCAGGTCACGTACGTCGACGCGACGGGGCAGACGCAGAGCGGCTCGTTCACGAGCTTCTACGGCGACGTCGCGAGCCGGCTCGGCGCTCGCGTCTCCGCCGCGGGCACCGACGCGGACGTGCACGCGACGCTCGCCGACCAGGCGGACACGCGGCGCAAGTCGGTGAGCGGCGTCAACCTCGACGAGGAGCTCACGACGCTCATGCGCGCGCAGCAGGCGTACGCCGCGGCGGCGAAGGTGATCTCCACGGCGAGCGACATGATGAAGACGCTCGTCGACATGATCTGA
- the motA gene encoding flagellar motor stator protein MotA, translating to MFVVIGLLILFGSVIGGYVMHHGHVATLIQVNEFLIIGGSAFGAMVIANPMGVIKGTFTGILGLLKPNPFAHETYSELLQVLYEVFQRARKDGLVGLEAHIEEPEKSDIFTKFSHFSSHKAGVALLSDTLKVLLTGAVEDHNLSEILDIDLDQQYEANMHVPHALATVSDAMPGFGIVAAVLGVIITMGSIGGAASEIGEKVAAALVGTFLGILLSYGVLGPMAKAIEGRVKAEHAYMCCIRTALLSFARGDAPMTAVEFARRNIDPHDRPSFAELEALTRKKAA from the coding sequence GTGTTCGTCGTCATCGGACTCCTGATCCTGTTCGGAAGCGTGATCGGTGGCTACGTGATGCACCACGGTCACGTGGCGACGCTCATTCAGGTGAACGAGTTCCTGATCATCGGCGGCAGCGCGTTCGGCGCGATGGTGATCGCGAACCCGATGGGGGTCATCAAGGGGACGTTCACCGGCATCCTCGGGCTGCTGAAGCCCAACCCGTTCGCGCACGAGACGTACAGCGAGCTGCTGCAGGTACTCTACGAGGTCTTTCAGCGCGCCCGCAAGGACGGTCTCGTGGGGCTCGAGGCGCACATCGAGGAGCCGGAGAAGAGCGACATCTTCACGAAGTTCTCGCACTTCAGCTCGCACAAGGCCGGCGTCGCGCTGCTCAGCGACACGCTGAAGGTGCTCCTCACCGGCGCGGTCGAGGACCACAACCTGAGCGAGATCCTCGACATCGACCTCGACCAGCAGTACGAGGCGAACATGCACGTGCCGCACGCGCTCGCGACGGTGAGCGACGCGATGCCCGGCTTCGGCATCGTCGCCGCGGTGCTCGGCGTCATCATCACGATGGGCTCCATCGGCGGCGCGGCGAGCGAGATCGGCGAGAAGGTCGCCGCGGCGCTCGTCGGCACGTTCCTCGGCATCCTGCTCTCGTACGGCGTGCTCGGTCCCATGGCGAAGGCGATCGAGGGGCGCGTGAAGGCGGAGCACGCGTACATGTGCTGCATCCGCACCGCGCTGCTCTCGTTCGCCCGCGGCGACGCGCCGATGACGGCGGTGGAGTTCGCGCGCCGCAACATCGATCCGCACGACCGGCCGAGCTTCGCCGAGCTCGAGGCGCTCACGCGCAAGAAGGCCGCGTAA
- a CDS encoding rod-binding protein, which yields MSGPIGPGTRDSGLGTRDSWGSSSRVPSPESRVPTPDEVKLKKTAQQLESLFVEQLFKAMRETVPQGEGAIGAATGEDMFTGLMDQHLAADTPTQWAHGLADAAYRQLRAALPGSKTEQTTEHTAPSTKLTQLRAPTPVIPLPSR from the coding sequence ATGAGTGGACCCATTGGACCCGGGACTCGGGACTCGGGACTCGGGACTCGGGACTCGTGGGGGAGCAGTTCCCGAGTCCCGAGTCCCGAGTCCCGAGTCCCGACCCCCGATGAAGTCAAACTGAAGAAGACCGCGCAGCAGCTCGAGTCGCTGTTCGTCGAGCAGCTGTTCAAGGCCATGCGCGAGACCGTCCCGCAGGGCGAGGGCGCGATCGGCGCGGCCACCGGCGAGGACATGTTCACGGGGCTCATGGACCAGCACTTGGCGGCCGATACTCCCACGCAGTGGGCGCACGGCCTGGCCGATGCCGCGTACCGGCAGCTCCGCGCCGCGCTCCCTGGATCGAAGACCGAACAGACCACCGAGCACACTGCGCCGTCCACGAAGTTGACGCAGCTCCGCGCGCCGACGCCCGTGATCCCGCTCCCCTCGCGATAA
- a CDS encoding flagellar basal body P-ring protein FlgI: MRRYPFSLLRAALRNAVVAPPKQTATDYAALGRLLAEYDARALETRRAADARRRRLALAMGTVVVDEPTPSADAEHPPRLEHLRLTPFQAFAAVAVPAKRGLERAVALVVAELADSVRDTVRRPTRSAVGAVLLALGALAPAALRAQDVRIKDLTIAEGAAPIRLVGYGLAVGLDGTGDRANGVRGSGMTVQSVVNLLRRFDVEVPAELLRTRNVAAVLVTAEVSPYLRSGGRFDVHVASMGDARSLRGGVLWMTPLVAEAGGKPYALAQGALMVSESADPRDRYAAPTVETTVRLPNGGQLEVDLPRPSFAGASRLLLKEPDVGTASKIAAAINGALGAKTATVEDPGAVALALPDTGDRALMLSKVRDLAVRPDRIARLVIDGRDGTVVAGGDMTVGEAVVSHGAVTLTIGAQTGPAPAPGDTSVAPGDVRVTPGTTVQKVAAALHAVQTPAPEIAAIFLALREVGALAAEVVVR, translated from the coding sequence ATGCGCCGTTACCCGTTCTCCCTCCTCCGCGCCGCGCTGCGCAACGCCGTCGTGGCACCGCCCAAGCAGACCGCCACGGACTACGCCGCGCTCGGCCGCCTGCTGGCCGAGTACGACGCGCGCGCGCTCGAGACGCGCCGCGCCGCCGACGCGCGCCGCCGCCGCCTCGCGCTCGCCATGGGCACCGTGGTCGTCGACGAGCCGACACCGTCGGCCGACGCCGAGCACCCGCCGCGCCTCGAGCACCTCCGCCTCACGCCGTTCCAGGCGTTCGCCGCCGTCGCCGTGCCCGCGAAGCGCGGCCTCGAGCGCGCCGTCGCCCTCGTCGTCGCGGAGCTCGCCGATTCGGTGCGTGACACCGTCCGCCGTCCGACGCGTTCGGCCGTCGGCGCGGTGCTGCTCGCGTTGGGCGCCCTCGCGCCCGCCGCGCTGCGCGCCCAGGACGTCCGCATCAAGGACCTCACGATCGCCGAGGGCGCCGCGCCGATCCGGCTCGTCGGCTACGGCCTCGCGGTGGGCCTCGACGGCACCGGCGACCGCGCGAACGGCGTCCGCGGCTCGGGCATGACGGTGCAGAGCGTCGTGAACCTGCTCCGCCGCTTCGACGTCGAGGTGCCGGCGGAGCTGCTCCGCACGCGCAACGTCGCCGCGGTGCTCGTCACCGCGGAGGTCTCGCCGTATCTCCGCTCCGGCGGCCGCTTCGACGTGCACGTCGCGTCGATGGGCGACGCGCGCTCGCTGCGCGGCGGCGTGCTGTGGATGACGCCACTCGTCGCCGAGGCGGGCGGCAAGCCGTACGCGCTCGCGCAGGGCGCGCTCATGGTGAGCGAGTCCGCCGACCCGCGCGACCGCTACGCCGCGCCGACGGTCGAGACGACGGTGCGTCTGCCGAACGGCGGACAGCTCGAGGTCGACCTGCCGCGTCCGAGCTTCGCCGGCGCGTCGCGGCTGCTGCTGAAGGAGCCCGACGTCGGCACGGCCTCGAAGATCGCCGCCGCGATCAACGGCGCGTTAGGCGCGAAGACCGCGACGGTCGAGGATCCGGGCGCCGTCGCGCTCGCGCTCCCCGACACCGGCGACCGCGCGCTCATGCTGAGCAAGGTCCGCGACCTCGCGGTGCGCCCCGACCGCATCGCGCGTCTCGTCATCGACGGACGCGACGGCACGGTGGTCGCGGGCGGCGACATGACCGTCGGCGAGGCGGTCGTGAGCCACGGCGCGGTGACGCTCACCATCGGCGCCCAGACCGGCCCCGCGCCGGCGCCCGGCGACACGTCGGTCGCGCCGGGCGACGTGCGCGTCACGCCCGGCACGACGGTGCAGAAGGTGGCCGCCGCGCTGCACGCGGTGCAGACGCCGGCGCCCGAGATCGCGGCGATCTTCCTCGCGCTCCGCGAGGTCGGCGCGCTCGCCGCCGAGGTGGTCGTCCGATGA
- a CDS encoding flagellar hook-basal body protein, which translates to MPNGLSSAASALRYWERRQEIASNNLANASTDGFKAERVFGKMFGDALTVAQTATDTRAGSFRQTGNPLDVAIKGDAFLVVDTPNGERFSRGGSLALDPARRLVDGSGHPVLGEQGPIVVPDGTVTIDGTGTVRVNGAAIDRLRLERAGAPATLAHEGGTLLVPDGARARVPDAERSVTQGFVEESNVNTVSSMVDMIAVQRAYASVQKAISTMDAVRGTAANELGKPV; encoded by the coding sequence ATGCCGAACGGTCTCTCCAGCGCCGCCAGCGCGCTCCGCTACTGGGAGCGCCGGCAGGAGATCGCCTCGAACAACCTCGCGAACGCGTCGACCGACGGCTTCAAGGCCGAGCGCGTGTTCGGGAAGATGTTCGGCGATGCCCTGACCGTGGCCCAGACGGCGACCGACACGCGCGCCGGCTCGTTCCGCCAGACCGGCAACCCGCTCGACGTCGCGATCAAGGGCGACGCGTTCCTCGTCGTCGACACCCCGAACGGCGAGCGGTTCAGCCGCGGCGGATCGCTCGCCCTCGACCCCGCCCGCCGCCTCGTGGACGGCAGCGGCCACCCGGTGCTCGGCGAGCAGGGGCCGATCGTCGTGCCCGACGGCACGGTGACGATCGACGGCACGGGCACGGTACGCGTGAACGGCGCGGCGATCGACCGGCTGCGCCTCGAGCGCGCCGGCGCCCCGGCCACGCTCGCGCACGAGGGGGGCACCCTCCTCGTCCCCGACGGCGCCCGCGCCCGGGTGCCCGACGCCGAGCGCTCCGTGACGCAGGGCTTCGTCGAGGAGAGCAACGTCAACACCGTCTCGTCGATGGTGGACATGATCGCGGTGCAGCGCGCGTACGCGTCGGTGCAGAAGGCGATCAGCACGATGGACGCCGTGCGCGGCACCGCGGCCAACGAGTTGGGCAAGCCCGTCTGA
- the flgN gene encoding flagellar export chaperone FlgN gives MAHAPALALALEGAARPSAKPRPMTPAARDALLDALRSERKLLDELVATLRRQRSAVGTDDLQAVDDSVFATHRILATLGQARVRRRQINRLIVGVEELPARDLETVLGEGMDDVLRGARDELQASAAVLAREVDVNRRVLRDALSSGDAQARALAGIPAAAPNGVVGANVGGNAGALLDRTG, from the coding sequence ATGGCGCACGCGCCGGCCCTCGCGCTCGCGCTCGAGGGCGCCGCGCGGCCGTCCGCGAAGCCGCGCCCGATGACGCCGGCGGCGCGCGACGCGCTGCTCGACGCGCTGCGCTCCGAGCGCAAGCTGCTCGACGAGCTCGTGGCGACGCTGCGCCGTCAGCGCTCGGCCGTCGGCACCGACGACCTGCAGGCGGTCGACGACTCGGTGTTCGCGACGCACCGCATCCTCGCCACGCTGGGCCAGGCGCGCGTGCGCCGGCGTCAGATCAACCGCCTCATCGTCGGCGTCGAGGAGCTGCCGGCGCGCGATCTGGAGACGGTGCTCGGCGAGGGCATGGACGACGTGCTGCGCGGCGCGCGCGACGAGCTGCAGGCCAGCGCCGCCGTGCTCGCGCGCGAGGTCGACGTGAACCGCCGCGTGCTCCGCGACGCGCTCTCCAGCGGCGACGCGCAGGCGCGCGCGCTCGCCGGCATCCCGGCCGCCGCGCCTAACGGTGTCGTCGGCGCGAACGTCGGCGGCAACGCCGGCGCCTTGCTCGACCGCACCGGCTGA
- a CDS encoding alpha/beta hydrolase, with product MRLRRSIAILLVALPLAATLVPLVLPPWRFGLVVLRIATAEVGPLLSLLALMLGGVAIALLRDARHRWLLTVPVLAAAVLGLVPAATAFRAGAAGMAAVDGLELRRPRPADGSAVHPVLPPRRLLLGAVRGLPAPTGVTERVVHYAAVDGSPLALRLYRAAGGAPRPTVVVLYGGAWRNGDAAQGAPIQRWIAANGYTVVALDYRHAPAHPYPAALDDVRRGLALVRDSAAAWGVDTARVALLGRSSGGHLATRTAWGPVAPPLTIRGTVSFYAPFDLARGYVDPPSPDPIGVRAVLRDFLGGAPDAVPDRYRDASPKTWVRAGLPPALLVYAGHDHLVKPAFGRAAAAALRRAGVPVVYVEVPWAEHGFDLADGGPEGTAVLGVVLRFLQRVL from the coding sequence GTGCGCCTCCGCCGATCGATCGCGATCCTGCTCGTCGCCCTCCCGCTCGCGGCGACGCTCGTCCCGCTCGTGCTGCCTCCATGGCGGTTCGGCCTCGTGGTCCTGCGGATCGCGACGGCCGAGGTGGGCCCGCTGCTGTCGCTGCTGGCGCTGATGCTCGGCGGCGTGGCGATCGCGCTGCTCCGGGACGCACGCCACCGGTGGCTCCTGACTGTCCCCGTACTGGCGGCAGCCGTCCTCGGGCTCGTGCCGGCGGCGACAGCGTTCCGCGCCGGGGCAGCGGGGATGGCGGCCGTGGACGGGCTGGAGCTGCGACGCCCGCGCCCGGCGGACGGCTCGGCGGTCCATCCGGTGCTCCCGCCGCGACGGCTCCTGCTGGGCGCGGTCCGCGGGCTACCGGCACCGACGGGTGTCACGGAGCGGGTGGTCCACTACGCCGCGGTCGACGGCTCGCCGCTCGCGCTCCGTCTGTACCGCGCGGCTGGCGGCGCTCCACGGCCGACGGTCGTCGTGCTCTACGGCGGCGCGTGGCGCAACGGCGACGCCGCGCAGGGGGCGCCGATCCAGCGGTGGATCGCGGCAAACGGCTACACGGTCGTCGCGCTCGACTACCGGCACGCCCCCGCCCACCCGTACCCGGCGGCGCTCGACGACGTCCGCCGCGGCCTGGCGCTCGTGCGCGATTCGGCCGCCGCGTGGGGTGTGGACACGGCGCGCGTCGCGCTGCTTGGCCGCTCGTCGGGCGGGCACCTCGCGACGCGCACGGCATGGGGCCCGGTCGCGCCGCCGCTGACGATCCGCGGCACCGTCAGCTTCTACGCGCCGTTCGACCTCGCGCGCGGCTACGTCGACCCGCCGTCGCCCGACCCGATCGGCGTGCGCGCCGTGCTGCGCGACTTCCTCGGCGGCGCGCCCGACGCGGTGCCCGACCGCTACCGCGACGCGTCGCCGAAGACGTGGGTGCGGGCGGGGCTGCCGCCGGCGCTCCTCGTGTACGCCGGACACGACCACCTCGTGAAGCCGGCGTTCGGCCGCGCCGCCGCGGCGGCGCTACGGCGCGCGGGGGTGCCGGTCGTGTACGTCGAGGTGCCGTGGGCGGAGCACGGGTTCGACCTGGCGGACGGGGGGCCGGAGGGGACAGCGGTGTTGGGCGTCGTGCTGCGCTTTCTGCAGCGGGTGCTATGA